The genomic interval CGTCGTCGGTGCGGAGGCCGGCGGCGTTGAGGCGGCACTCCACGTGGTGGTCCACGTTGGCCGTGGCGTTGGAGAACTGCACGGCCACCACCGGCTGCGTGTAGTTCACCTGGGGGGGGGTTACGGggtggggggtttgggggggtccccaaaatccTGATTCCCCGGGGACAGGTGTAGaggggatccccaaaatccccgttcCCAGGAATTTGGGTGTCCAGGtgatcccaaaatcctgatTCCCCTGGGCAGGTGTAGaggggatccccaaaatccccgttcCCAGGGGTTCAGGTGCCCAGgtgatcccaaaatccccattcccaggaattTGGGTGCCCAGgtgatcccaaaatcccaattcccGGGGACCGGTGTACaggggatccccaaaatccccgttcCCAGGGGTTCTCGTGTCCAGgtgatcccaaaatcccatttcccaAGGATTTGGATGCCCAGgtgatcccaaaatcccaattccaGGGGTTCAGGTGTCCAGgtgatcccaaaatccccattcccaggaattTGGGTGCCCAGgtgatcccaaaatcccaattcccaggaatttgggTGCCCAGgtgatcccaaaatccccattcccaggaattTGGGTGCCCAGGtgatcccaaaatcctgattccctggggacaggtgtacaggggatccccaaaatccccattcccaggggtTCAGGTGTACAAGTCCCAAGTTTTGGGATCTCCTCATTCCTTCCTGCGGAGATCCCAAATCTCCaggaaatccccccaaacccctttgggacaccccaaacctccaacaaaaaccccaaatctccaagaaatccccccaaatccctttgggggaaccccaaacctccccaaaatccccccaaaacctttTGGGGGGATCCCAAACCTCCaggaaatccccccaaaatccctttggggaaccccaaacctccccaaaatccccccaaaacctttTGGGGGGATCCCAAACCTCCaggaaatccccccaaatccctctggggGACCCCAGgcgcccccccagccccctcccaggaGGATTTCAGGGTCTCCCCCACCCACCGGGGGGgtcccaggttttggggtgattttggggtgattttgggggtttttggggtgctcaCGTGGACGCGTTTCCCGTAGTAGGGGAAGTACATGAGGTCGATGGTGCCGTTGGGGGGGAAGAGCTGCATGGGGCCCAGCAGGGCCGCGTCCTCCTCGtgctggggggggggacacggggggtccccaaatgtcccctgAGGTGGGGGGGGACACCCCCTCTGACCCCcccccctaaaaaatcccccactcccaaaccccccccccctccaaaaaaaaaaaaccctaaaagtGCAACAGGAGCCCCAAAAATGATCCTAAAAATCTTCCTgacacccccccccaaaaaaaagacccccgggacccccaaaagggaccccaaaatagccccaggaccccccccacaATTAttccagggacccccaaataCTCACAGACCTCCCCCCAAATAtttctgggacccccaaatatttccaggacccccaaaattctcccatgacccccccccaaaatattcccaggacccccctcaattaaccccgggaccccccaaaatattcctgggaccctccaaaatatttccaggaccccccaaaattctcccgggaccccccaaaatatccccaggaccccccaaaattctcccatgacccccccaaatatccccaggacccccccccaaaatcccccccaagaatcccccctaaatcccccccaaagcccccctgggacccccaaaagtgaccccaaaGACCCCCCAGGACTCCCCCAAATACCCCTCAAggatcccccccccccctttatCGGCCTCCAAATTCCTCCCCCAGTTcgtcccagtctgtcccagtctgtcccagttcatcccagttcatcccagtctgtcccagttcatcccagtctgtcccagtccatcccagtctgtcccagtttgtcccagtttgtcccagttcgTCCCAGTTTGTCCCTCTAAagtgtccccccaatgtcccccagtccatcccagtccctcccagtccctcccagtccatcccagtccctcccagtccatcccagtccctcccagtcccttaCAGTGGTGGCCGAGTGTCCCTGGGCCCCGCGGGCAGCGAGAGAGAGACAGtgagagggacatggggacattggggacattggggacattggggggacatggggggattggggacattggggacagtgagagggacatggggacattggggggacacggggacattggggacagtgaggacattgggggatattggggacattggggacatttggggacattggggacattggggacattggggacattggggacattggggacacactggggacattgggggacactggggacttcagggggacatggggacattggggacattggggacattggggacacattggggacattggggacattggggacattggggggacaaggggacattggggacattggggacattggggacattggggggacatggggacattgggggatattggggacattggggacatttggggacagtgagaaggacatggggacattggggacacactggggacatcagggggacatggggacattggggacattgaggacattggggacattggggacattgggggaccttggggacacagaagctctggggacacccagcaggatttggggtgaaatcaGCAAATTTTGGGGTcgcaaaaacaaaaaaaaaaaaaaaaaaaaaaaaaaaaaaaaaaaaaaaatttgggtcCAGcccgggggggatttggggtgaaactctgggattttgggattcctagagggattttggggtgaaactctgggattttgggattcctagagggatttggggtgaaactctgggattttgggattcctagagggattttggggtgaaactctgggattttgggattcctagagggatttggggtgaaactctgggattttgggattcctagagggattttggggtgaaactctgggattttggggatcctAGAGGGATCTTGGGGTGaaactctgggattttgggactcctggagggattttggggtgaaactctgggattttgggattcctagagggatttggggtgaaactctgggattttgggattcctggaggaattttggggtgaaactctgggattttggggatcctagtgggattttggggtgaaactctgggattttgggattcctagagggatttggggtgaaactCCGGGATTTTGGGACCTCCCCACCCTTACCAGGTCACCCTTGGTCCGGGGCCGCTGGGCAGAGACAAGagacagtgaggggacactggggacagttggggacatttggggacattggggacattggggggaccttggtgacactgaggggacattggggatatttggggacactggggacactggggacatttgtgacatttggggacattggggggaccttgaggggacatttggggacattggggacattggggacagtggggacattggggggaccttgaggggacatttggggacactggggacatttggggacattggggacattggggacagtggggacattggggacattgaggggacatttttggggacaCACCAAGGGGACACTGTGGGGGCACCCTGAAGTGACACTGGGGACCCTGAGAGGACCCTGAGGGGGACACTGGAGGTGACATGTGGGGACACCGGAGGTGACACAAGAGGGACGCTGAAggtgacacggggacatgggaggtgacacctggggacacctgggggacttGGGGACAAtccaggtgacacctggggacacaggggggggGTTGGTgacaccgggggggggggggtggtgacaccggggggggggggttggtgACACCGGGAGGGGACAGTGACGTCACCTTGGCGGCGCAGACGATGTTGATGCTCTTGTTCTTGCCCGGGAAGAAGTTGATGACCTGcgggaccagtataaaccagtatgaaccagtacggaccagtacagaccagtatgaaccagtacGAACCAGTACAGATCAGTAACGATCAGTAtgaaccagtatggaccagtataaaccagtacagaccagtatgaaACATTATGGGCCGTGATggaccagtatgaaccagtatggaccagtataacCCGGTTCAGACCAATATGAACCACTATGGACCATTATGGTGTAAACCAGTAAGGACCAGGAcactgtcccagtccctcccagtccctcccagtccctcccagtccctcccagtccctcccagtccctcccagtgctcccagtaccaaCATTCCCactccccccaatcccctcccaatcccatcccagtccccccagtcccagttcccccccagccccccagtccctcccagtccctcccaatcccatcccagtccatcccagtccctcccagtccattcccagtccccccagtcccactccccccattccccccacttccccccagtccccccagtccccctgtccctcccagtccctcccagtccctcccagtccctcccagtgctcccagtaccaaCACTCCCactccccccaatcccctcccaatcccatcccagtccttcccagtcccccagtcccccccgtccccccagtccccccactccccccagtccctcccagtccctcccagtccccccagtcccccactccccccattcccccccagtccccccagtatCCCAgtcctccagtccctcccagtccctcccaatcccatcccagtccttcccagtcccccagtgctcccagtccccccagtcccactccccccagtcccccccattcccccccagtcccctcagtcgcccagtccctcccagtaccaACACTCCCAGTCCCACCattcccc from Haemorhous mexicanus isolate bHaeMex1 unplaced genomic scaffold, bHaeMex1.pri scaffold_235_ctg1, whole genome shotgun sequence carries:
- the ATP1B2 gene encoding sodium/potassium-transporting ATPase subunit beta-2 codes for the protein YNDSVQLARNAACPAGRYNEQPDDAVPNYPKRACRFERSRLGPCAGLGPQRDFGYGSGRPCLLVKVNRVINFFPGKNKSINIVCAAKHEEDAALLGPMQLFPPNGTIDLMYFPYYGKRVHVNYTQPVVAVQFSNATANVDHHVECRLNAAGLRTDDERDKFAGRVAFRLRINRD